The Oncorhynchus masou masou isolate Uvic2021 chromosome 31, UVic_Omas_1.1, whole genome shotgun sequence genome includes a region encoding these proteins:
- the LOC135523661 gene encoding E3 SUMO-protein ligase ZBED1-like — protein sequence MSKRSVVWQHFIVVMDDAKKVECKLCKQRFAYHSSTTNMTYHLKTAHPQYSTSASTASSGLTQTTLDQNSPISEKRKREIMDGIVDFIALDMRPVNLIEGVGFKDMMKILEPGYTVPKRETVMHALTAKYETTKDKVLESIKNSQAVSFTTDMWTSLRMESYMTVTAHFITEAWGLQCLVLETKQMEENHTAATIAQRLGEVADKYEIPGCKRVAVVHDNAANMILCADILGRDEKWAGVKGIRCAGHTLQLCINATLNQDPICRTVVAARLLVAHFKKRTKAKKGLKEKQKEQKVVEHVLIQDVSMRWKSSQTMLARLIEQRWPVTAVLSDPNYTGENERNLDLTPAQWNMAEDISNVLKPIVTLTELQSEEENASLSATIPMLANLKRRHLAPVEDDSPTTKSLKTRLVEESDNRWQLKDRLFESSIYVQAAVVDPRFKLLSFLDDAKRDVAYINVSQLADRLSAEGDRDSSTPTDEEGPAPKRKKTDKEREIDMLMCGDEGEKEFPGDSKKEVKYYLQDRTKVDAGPLAWWGKNEDRYPRLARAAKYLLSIPATSTPSERIFSKAGFIFNKTRSCLLPENVDKLVFLSHNLKRLGK from the exons ATGTCGAAAAGGTCTGTAGTATGGCAGCATTTCATTGTAGTAATGGATGACGCCAAAAAAGTGGAATGCAAACTCTGCAAACAGCGGTTTGCTTACCATAGTTCGACAACGAATATGACATATCACTTGAAAACA GCGCATCCCCAGTACAGCACGAGCGCCTCCACTGCTAGCTCAGGTTTAACCCAAACCACCTTGGACCAGAATTCCCCAATCTcagaaaaaagaaagagagagataatggaTGGTATCGTGGACTTCATTGCCTTGGACATGAGGCCCGTTAACCTGATAGAGGGCGTGGGGTTTAAGGATATGATGAAAATCTTGGAGCCTGGTTACACTGTTCCCAAGAGAGAGACTGTTATGCATGCTCTGACAGCGAAATATGAGACCACAAAAGATAAGGTTTTGGAGTCTATCAAAAACAGCCAGGCAGTAAGTTTTACAACCGATATGTGGACCTCACTGAGGATGGAGTCATACATGACCGTAACTGCCCATTTCATTACGGAGGCCTGGGGACTGCAGTGTCTTGTGCTGGAGACAAAGCAAATGGAGGAGAATCACACCGCCGCCACCATTGCGCAGAGACTTGGAGAAGTGGCCGACAAATACGAAATCCCAGGATGTAAAAGGGTCGCTGTGGTACACGACAACGCCGCAAATATGATTTTGTGTGCAGATATACTGGGGCGGGATGAGAAATGGGCAGGCGTTAAAGGAATCAGATGTGCTGGACACACCTTACAGCTGTGCATCAACGCCACTCTCAATCAAGACCCCATATGTCGCACTGTGGTTGCAGCCAGACTCCTTGTGGCTCATTTTAAGAAGCGAACAAAAGCCAAAAAGGGACTAAAGGAGAAACAAAAAGAACAAAAGGTGGTTGAACATGTCCTGATCCAAGACGTTTCCATGCGGTGGAAGTCTTCTCAGACCATGTTAGCGCGCCTGATAGAACAGAGATGGCCTGTAACAGCAGTGCTCTCCGACCCCAACTACACTGGGGAAAATGAACGCAACCTCGATCTCACCCCAGCGCAATGGAACATGGCAGAGGACATTTCAAATGTGCTGAAGCCCATTGTCACCCTGACTGAGTTGCAGTCCGAGGAGGAAAATGCATCCTTATCTGCAACCATACCCATGCTGGCAAACCTCAAACGCCGCCACTTGGCACCAGTGGAGGACGACAGCCCCACCACTAAGAGTCTTAAAACAAGGCTGGTGGAGGAATCTGACAACAGATGGCAGCTCAAAGACCGACTATTTGAGAGTAGTATATACGTCCAAGCAGCAGTCGTAGACCCCCGCTTCAAGCTGCTTTCGTTCCTTGACGATGCAAAACGGGACGTAGCCTACATCAACGTGTCCCAGCTGGCCGACCGGTTGAGCgcggagggagacagagacagctcTACACCCACGGATGAAGAGGGACCCGCAccaaaaagaaaaaaaacagataagGAGCGGGAGATTGATATGCTAATGtgtggagatgagggagagaaagagtttcCGGGGGATAGCAAAAAAGAAGTTAAGTATTATCTCCAAGATAGAACGAAAGTCGACGCTGGACCACTCGCTTGGTGGGGGAAAAATGAGGACAGGTATCCGAGGCTGGCCAGAGCAGCGAAATACCTCCTCTCGATTCCGGCGACCTCTACTCCATCAGAGCGGATATTTTCCAAGGCAGGGTTTATATTCAATAAAACGAGGAGCTGCCTTCTGCCCGAAAATGTTGACAAGCTGGTGTTCCTGTCGCATAACTTGAAAAGATTGGGGAAGTAG